GATTTTCAGCACCGGTTTGATTTGCGATTCGATACCCGCTTCCCTGGCGACTTCATTGGCTGCTTCCAGCAGGTCGGGCACCTCTTCGATGTAGGCGCAAACAAAACGCGTCAGCACGCCGTTGGCATCGGCCTCCGGCAATTGGATAGCAGGGTGCAGGTGAGGCAGTTGGGACTGCAGCTGACGAGTCAGCAGGCCGGTCTCGGCCTCATGTTGTTGGGCTTTTTGGATCTGCTCGCGCAATGCGGCGGTGTTCATGAAAACTCCAGGAAACAAAGGCAATGAAATAGGGAAGACATAACTTAGCTGGCTTACGAAAAATGCTAAGACGCATTTGTCATAATTATTTCATCCTTGAGACATCGAAGTTATATCGATTTGCCACCACTCGTCTGCATCCTTCTCCATTCACGACCTGGAACGCAAGTCCAACCTGTTTCGGTTGATTTACGCCATCGCGTTGCGAGGTGGCAGTCGCTGTCTATACTCGGTTCTGAATGGAGTTAGCTGATGACGCCCGACTGCATATGCAGCAAGGCTCGGCGATTCAAGTTCGTAGTCTGAAAAAGCCGCTCCCTTGCCGCAGGTGAAAGCCGGCGGGATAAAAAGAACTATAAGGGGAACCCGCAATGATGCGACATCCACATGTCTGGATGGGCCTCCTGTTGTGGTCGATTTTCAGTCAGGCGCAAGCGGCCTGGACTGTGAATATGGCGCCTGGAGCGACTGAAATCAGTCACGCAGTATTCGATCTGCACATGACCATTTTCTGGATATGTGTAGTGATCGGCATCATCGTCTTCGGCGCCATGTTCTGGTCGATGATCCTCCACCGCCGCTCTACCGGGCAGGTGGCCGCAAAATTTCATGAAAGCACCACCGTCGAAATCCTCTGGACCATCGTGCCCCTGCTTATTCTGGTGGCCATGGCGGTCCCCGCAACTGCCACCCTGATCAAGATGTACGACAACACTGAGCCGGATATCGATATCCAGGTCACCGGCTACCAGTGGAAGTGGCACTACAAATACCTGGGTCAGGACGTCGAATTCTTCAGCAACCTGACCACCCCCGCCGATCAGATCCACAACAAAGAAGCCAAGGGCGAGCATTACCTGCTGGAGGTCGACAAGCCGCTGGTGCTGCCGATCGGTGCCAAGGTGCGCTTTCTGGTGACCTCCGCCGACGTCATCCACTCCTGGTGGGTGCCGGCCTTCGCGGTCAAGCGCGATGCGATTCCGGGCTTCGTCAATGAATCCTGGACCCGTGTCGAAAAGCCCGGCATCTACCGTGGCCAGTGCGCCGAGCTGTGCGGCAAGGACCACGGCTTCATGCCGATTGTGGTCGAGGTCAAGGAAAAGGCCGACTACGAAACCTGGCTGGGCGAACGCAAGGCGGAAGCTGCGCAGCTCAAAGAGTTGACCAGCAAGGAATGGACCCTCGACGAGCTCAAGGAGCGCGGCGACAAGGTCTATCACACCACCTGCGTGGCCTGTCACCAGGCCGAAGGTCAGGGCCTGCCGCCGATGTTCCCGGCACTCAAGGGCTCGAAAATCGCCACCGGACCGATCAAGGATCACCTGAGCATTGTCTTCCACGGCAAGCCCGGCACCGCCATGGCGGCGTTCGGCAAGCAGCTTTCGGAAGTCGATATCGCAGCGGTCGTGACCTACGAACGTAACGCCTGGGGCAACAACAAAGGCGACATGGTCACCCCTAAAGAAGTGCTGGAGCTGAAACAGGCGGAAAGCAAATGACCCGGTCTATTGCGTACGTAAGGAACCGCTCGGGGCATGACGCCCCGGCCCGCCCAGCCCATCCGTTTGCAGGAGACAGGACATGACAGTTGTCGTCGATGAGCATGTTCATACCGGCACCGCCCACGCCCACGGCCCCGCCAAAGGCCTGATGCGCTGGGTGCTGACCACCAACCACAAGGATATCGGCACGCTGTACCTGTGGTTTGCGTTCACCATGTTCCTGTTGGGCGGCTCGTTCGCCATGGTGATTCGTGCCGAGCTGTTCCAGCCGGGACTGCAAATCGTCCAGCCGGAATTCTTCAACCAGATGACCACGATGCACGGCCTGGTGATGGTGTTCGGTGCGGTGATGCCGGCCTTCGTCGGCCTCGCCAACTGGATGATCCCGTTGATGATCGGCGCGCCGGACATGGCCTTGCCGCGGATGAACAACTTCAGCTTCTGGCTGTTGCCGGCAGCGTTCCTGCTGCTGGTATCGACCCTGTTCACCCCCGGTGGCGGGCCGAATTTCGGCTGGACCTTCTACGCACCGCTGTCGACGACCTATGCGCCGGAAAGCGTGACGTTTTTCATCTTCGCCATCCACTTGATGGGGATCAGTTCGATCATGGGGGCGATCAACGTGATCGCGACCATCCTCAACCTGCGCGCCCCCGGCATGACGTTGATGAAAATGCCGCTGTTCGTCTGGACCTGGCTGATCACCGCGTTCCTGCTGATCGCAGTAATGCCGGTACTGGCCGGCTGCGTGACCATGATGCTGATGGACATCCACTTCGGCACCAGTTTCTTCAGTGCCGCCGGTGGCGGAGACCCGGTGTTGTTCCAGCATGTGTTCTGGTTCTTCGGTCACCCCGAGGTGTACATCATGATCCTGCCGGCCTTCGGTGCCGTCAGCTCGATCATTCCGGCCTTTTCGCGTAAGCCATTGTTCGGCTACACCTCGATGGTCTATGCCACGGCGAGTATTGCGTTCCTTTCGTTCATCGTCTGGGCGCACCACATGTTCGTGGTCGGCATTCCGCTGGTGGGCGAGTTGTTCTTCATGTACGCCACGCTGCTGATCGCGGTGCCCACCGGGGTCAAGGTGTTCAACTGGGCCAGCACCATGTGGCAAGGCTCGCTGACCTTCGAGACGCCGATGCTGTTCGCCGTGGCGTTCGTCATCCTGTTCTCCATTGGCGGGTTCTCCGGGTTGATGCTGGCCATCGCCCCGGCGGACTTCCAGTACCAGGACACCTACTTCGTGGTCGCGCACTTCCATTACGTGCTGGTGCCGGGGGCGATCTTCGGGATCTTCGCCTCGGCCTACTACTGGATGCCGAAATGGACCGGCCACATGTACGACGAAACCCTCGGCAAGCTGCACTTCTGGCTTTCCTTCATCGGCATGAACATGGCGTTCTTCCCGATGCACTTCGTGGGCCTGGCGGGCATGCCGCGGCGGATTCCGGACTACAACCTGCAATTCGCCGACTTCAACATGGTGTCGTCGATCGGCGCGTTCATGTTTGGGGCCACGCAGATCTTCTTCCTGTTCATCGTGATCAAGACCATTCGTGGTGGCGAGCCGGCACCGGCCAAACCGTGGGATGGGGCAGAAGGCCTGGAGTGGAGCATTCCGTCGCCGGCGCCGTATCACACCTTCACCACACCGCCGGAAGTGAAATGAAACGCCTCGGTCTTGTAGGAATTCCTGTGGGAGCTGGCTTGCCTGCGATGCATGCGGCGCGGTGTGTCAGATATATCGCTATCGCGGGCAAGCCCGCTCCCACAGGGTTCGGTGTAGAGGGCTCGTGCGATGGCTGATTCGATTTCGACGAAGAAACTGGTCACCCGCCTGTTACTGGTGGTGGTGGCGATGTTTGTCTTCGGCTTTGCCCTGGTGCCGATCTACGA
The Pseudomonas lini DNA segment above includes these coding regions:
- the coxB gene encoding cytochrome c oxidase subunit II, translating into MMRHPHVWMGLLLWSIFSQAQAAWTVNMAPGATEISHAVFDLHMTIFWICVVIGIIVFGAMFWSMILHRRSTGQVAAKFHESTTVEILWTIVPLLILVAMAVPATATLIKMYDNTEPDIDIQVTGYQWKWHYKYLGQDVEFFSNLTTPADQIHNKEAKGEHYLLEVDKPLVLPIGAKVRFLVTSADVIHSWWVPAFAVKRDAIPGFVNESWTRVEKPGIYRGQCAELCGKDHGFMPIVVEVKEKADYETWLGERKAEAAQLKELTSKEWTLDELKERGDKVYHTTCVACHQAEGQGLPPMFPALKGSKIATGPIKDHLSIVFHGKPGTAMAAFGKQLSEVDIAAVVTYERNAWGNNKGDMVTPKEVLELKQAESK
- the ctaD gene encoding cytochrome c oxidase subunit I → MTVVVDEHVHTGTAHAHGPAKGLMRWVLTTNHKDIGTLYLWFAFTMFLLGGSFAMVIRAELFQPGLQIVQPEFFNQMTTMHGLVMVFGAVMPAFVGLANWMIPLMIGAPDMALPRMNNFSFWLLPAAFLLLVSTLFTPGGGPNFGWTFYAPLSTTYAPESVTFFIFAIHLMGISSIMGAINVIATILNLRAPGMTLMKMPLFVWTWLITAFLLIAVMPVLAGCVTMMLMDIHFGTSFFSAAGGGDPVLFQHVFWFFGHPEVYIMILPAFGAVSSIIPAFSRKPLFGYTSMVYATASIAFLSFIVWAHHMFVVGIPLVGELFFMYATLLIAVPTGVKVFNWASTMWQGSLTFETPMLFAVAFVILFSIGGFSGLMLAIAPADFQYQDTYFVVAHFHYVLVPGAIFGIFASAYYWMPKWTGHMYDETLGKLHFWLSFIGMNMAFFPMHFVGLAGMPRRIPDYNLQFADFNMVSSIGAFMFGATQIFFLFIVIKTIRGGEPAPAKPWDGAEGLEWSIPSPAPYHTFTTPPEVK